Proteins encoded within one genomic window of Desulfurobacterium indicum:
- the thiD gene encoding bifunctional hydroxymethylpyrimidine kinase/phosphomethylpyrimidine kinase: MEKPETLLTIAGFDPTGGAGILRDTSIFRYSGFYGTAVITANTAQNTAGVTDILFQPADLIKNQIKAIQEDFKISGIKIGLPHHDRELNIWIANFIKENKILTVFDPVLKPTSGKTFVENISSIKPLLEASTVITPNYSEYQQLKKYIDGIQASIIVKGIVKDNKVEDILIENGKETLKISHRIRKKEEVRGTGCAFSSYLLTLLMKTDLKTAFKKSCKFLQEFREKAVFAGSGKQKINLECREWRGRRDSNPRPPA, from the coding sequence ATGGAAAAGCCCGAAACTCTTTTAACAATTGCCGGCTTTGACCCAACCGGGGGAGCTGGCATATTAAGAGATACATCAATATTCAGATATTCTGGATTTTATGGAACAGCTGTCATAACCGCCAATACGGCTCAAAATACCGCAGGTGTTACTGACATACTGTTTCAACCGGCCGATCTTATAAAAAATCAGATAAAGGCAATACAGGAAGACTTTAAAATCTCAGGAATAAAAATCGGCCTTCCACATCACGACAGAGAGCTTAACATCTGGATAGCAAATTTTATAAAGGAAAATAAAATTCTAACCGTATTTGATCCCGTTTTAAAACCAACATCCGGAAAAACATTTGTAGAGAACATAAGTAGTATCAAACCACTGCTGGAAGCTTCCACCGTAATTACTCCGAATTATTCGGAATATCAGCAGCTTAAAAAATATATCGATGGAATTCAGGCAAGCATAATAGTAAAAGGGATTGTAAAAGACAACAAAGTTGAAGACATCTTAATAGAAAACGGAAAAGAAACCCTTAAAATTTCCCACAGAATAAGAAAAAAAGAGGAAGTTAGAGGAACAGGATGTGCTTTCTCATCATACCTTCTTACACTATTAATGAAAACCGACTTGAAAACTGCCTTCAAGAAGAGTTGTAAATTTTTGCAGGAATTCAGGGAAAAAGCCGTATTTGCAGGAAGTGGAAAACAGAAGATAAACCTTGAATGCCGTGAGTGGCGGGGACGACGGGACTCGAACCCGCGACCTCCGGCGTGA
- a CDS encoding glycosyltransferase family 9 protein produces MKRVLIFQTAFIGDLVLVSSLIKSVAKTYGDSKVFLVCKRGYESIYEGFKYLEGVIPYDKKGIRKFASRLKSMNFDAVFSPHRSHRTSTLLFLSRIPQRVGFSNAGFSFLYTKRVTYRQGIHEVERNSELLTAVNPGAEIDIQPELFVSDEEKNHIREKFSLNFPFAVIAPGSVWPTKRWLPEYFASVGRYLMEEKGLVPVIVGSIADVPVAEEVFNRIPFAVNTAGKTSLREFMALIAESNVVITNDSSPTHFASAFRKPVITIFGPTVIDFGFYPLGENARVAEISLPCRPCGIHGGKRCPKKHFRCMRELTPDKVYPLINDVLKNVEI; encoded by the coding sequence ATGAAACGGGTACTCATCTTTCAAACCGCTTTTATAGGAGACCTTGTTCTGGTTTCTTCTCTCATTAAGTCGGTTGCGAAGACTTATGGTGATTCAAAAGTTTTTCTGGTTTGTAAGAGGGGATACGAATCGATATATGAGGGATTTAAGTATTTGGAAGGTGTTATTCCTTATGATAAGAAAGGTATCAGGAAATTTGCCTCCAGACTGAAAAGTATGAATTTCGATGCGGTTTTTTCACCTCACCGTTCTCACAGAACTTCAACGCTTCTTTTTTTAAGCAGGATACCTCAAAGGGTTGGTTTTAGTAATGCCGGTTTTTCTTTTCTTTACACTAAACGAGTTACTTACAGACAGGGTATTCATGAGGTGGAGAGAAATTCGGAGCTTTTGACTGCTGTTAATCCCGGTGCTGAAATAGATATTCAACCTGAACTTTTTGTTTCAGACGAAGAGAAAAATCATATAAGGGAGAAATTTTCTCTTAATTTTCCTTTTGCCGTTATAGCTCCTGGTTCTGTCTGGCCCACGAAAAGATGGCTTCCGGAATATTTTGCTTCTGTCGGCAGATACTTGATGGAAGAGAAAGGGCTTGTGCCTGTTATTGTGGGAAGTATAGCAGATGTTCCTGTAGCCGAGGAGGTTTTTAACAGGATTCCTTTTGCCGTTAACACCGCCGGTAAGACAAGTTTAAGAGAATTTATGGCGCTTATTGCCGAAAGTAATGTAGTTATTACTAACGATTCGTCTCCGACCCACTTTGCCTCTGCTTTTAGAAAACCTGTTATCACAATATTTGGACCTACGGTAATAGATTTTGGATTCTATCCTCTTGGAGAGAATGCAAGAGTCGCAGAAATTTCTCTTCCGTGTCGGCCGTGCGGTATTCACGGTGGGAAAAGATGTCCCAAAAAACACTTTAGGTGTATGAGGGAGCTTACTCCGGATAAAGTTTATCCTCTGATAAATGATGTCCTAAAAAATGTGGAAATTTGA
- a CDS encoding radical SAM protein translates to MAINLEYIFDNDTVGLGCFSYLPGEFVWACTNECNLECKHCSIESGHGRKWADELTTEEAKSLIMDIWEHFGPVKFAITGGEPLLREDIYDIIKFAFENTRMQLVMATNGTLLNKENIKKLLDAGMWRVGVSIDGVGEKHDEIRGLKGCFETVYHNLKLAKKMGLRFQFHTTVSKLNKDEIPAIIDLAEELGTYRIYFVFLITTGRGKNLPDLTPEEAREVFEYIYERQKTSNVWLKPICAPCYTTWLKDKMTEEYKEGKINVFPRVKPIGCPAGITRFHILPNGDVWPCAYVPMKVGNIREKKLSKIAIDTPDFKAIKLARGFNPDVYGFDEIKNPVKLEELKEAFKKEYGYEPELGGICRDCEYKQECGGCRARGYAKTGSFLGEDIMCPLKNIEEK, encoded by the coding sequence ATGGCTATAAACCTTGAGTATATCTTTGACAATGATACAGTAGGATTGGGATGTTTCTCATACCTGCCGGGAGAATTCGTATGGGCATGCACAAATGAATGTAACCTTGAGTGCAAACACTGCTCCATAGAATCAGGACATGGAAGAAAATGGGCTGACGAACTTACAACTGAAGAAGCAAAATCCCTAATCATGGATATCTGGGAACACTTTGGTCCTGTTAAATTCGCGATAACCGGCGGTGAACCTTTACTTAGAGAAGATATTTACGACATCATAAAGTTTGCTTTTGAAAACACAAGAATGCAGCTTGTTATGGCAACAAACGGAACGCTTCTAAACAAAGAAAACATTAAAAAACTCCTCGATGCTGGTATGTGGCGTGTTGGTGTTTCCATCGACGGTGTTGGTGAAAAACACGACGAAATAAGAGGACTTAAAGGCTGTTTTGAAACAGTCTATCATAATCTCAAACTTGCCAAGAAGATGGGACTGAGATTTCAATTCCATACAACCGTCTCAAAACTTAACAAGGACGAAATTCCAGCAATAATAGACCTTGCAGAAGAATTAGGCACGTACAGAATATACTTCGTATTTTTGATCACAACGGGAAGAGGTAAAAATCTACCCGATTTAACACCGGAAGAGGCAAGGGAAGTATTTGAATACATCTACGAAAGACAGAAAACTTCCAATGTATGGCTAAAACCAATCTGTGCTCCATGCTATACAACATGGCTTAAAGATAAAATGACCGAAGAGTATAAAGAGGGTAAAATAAATGTATTCCCGAGAGTAAAACCTATAGGATGCCCGGCTGGAATTACAAGATTCCATATCCTTCCAAACGGTGACGTATGGCCCTGTGCTTACGTTCCAATGAAAGTAGGAAACATAAGAGAGAAAAAACTAAGCAAAATAGCCATAGATACGCCTGACTTCAAAGCAATTAAACTGGCAAGAGGATTCAATCCTGACGTATATGGATTTGACGAAATTAAAAACCCTGTTAAGCTTGAAGAACTGAAAGAAGCGTTCAAAAAAGAGTATGGTTACGAACCTGAACTTGGTGGAATATGCAGAGATTGCGAGTATAAGCAGGAATGCGGCGGATGTAGAGCAAGAGGCTACGCAAAAACAGGAAGTTTCCTCGGCGAAGATATAATGTGCCCTCTGAAAAACATAGAGGAGAAGTGA
- the alaS gene encoding alanine--tRNA ligase — MTGKEIREAFLSYFESKGHTRVKSSPLIPANDPTLLFTNAGMVQFKDYFLGKEKPPFKRATSCQKCMRAGGKHNDLENVGRTGRHHTFFEMLGNFSFGDYFKKEAIEFAWELVTKVFRLPEERLYVSVYEKDDEAFKIWNKVIGIPEHKIYRLGEKDNFWAMGDTGPCGPCSEIYFDRGKEFACGENCGIGKCDCDRFLEIWNLVFMQYERDEEGNLTPLSKPSIDTGMGLERIASVLQNVPSNYETDLLFPIVKWASETAGIPYGKNEKNNVSMRVIADHLRAMTFLIADGCLPSNEGRGYVLRRIIRRASRHGRLLGIHRSFLSDGVDVVIDIMGDVYPEITENKKFIKQVIRKEEERFSRTLEKGLELLQEVVDKIKKEEKTTIPGEEIFRLYDTFGFPLDLILEVANDERLKADTEGFEKLLKKQKERARKAWKGGIQRVISPELAELSENNPSIFKGYEILETTTKVTGILKGENLTNELKESEEGIIFLAETPFYPEKGGQVGDTGIIENTNCKCEVTDTQNITENLIGHKVKVLKGTIKTGDIVKASVNKERREAIKRAHTATHLLHKALREVLGNHVKQAGSLVLPDRLRFDFTHFDSVKEEELKEIEKLIFKWIIDNLPVVVEEMPYDKAIETGAIALFGEKYGDVVRVVSVGDVSVELCGGTHVERSGDIGMFITLSESSVSSGTRRIEAVTGFKAWEKERKERNIINTLKTSLQSKEGEIPKRVEKLKEELKEKEKEIERLRKKLATSGIDDIVSTAPTINGIKVITARIDGYTGKELVEIADVIRNKAGTSAVMLISQKDGKNSLLIALTKDLTDKYKAGNIMKEIAPILKGKGGGRPDMAQGSAQDISKVKEAFETFKKIFK; from the coding sequence ATGACCGGTAAAGAAATAAGAGAAGCCTTTCTATCATACTTTGAAAGTAAAGGACATACACGCGTTAAAAGTTCACCACTAATCCCGGCAAACGATCCAACACTTCTTTTTACAAACGCAGGAATGGTTCAGTTTAAAGATTATTTCCTTGGAAAAGAAAAACCACCATTCAAAAGAGCTACTTCCTGTCAAAAGTGTATGAGAGCTGGCGGAAAACACAACGACCTTGAAAATGTTGGAAGGACAGGAAGACACCACACTTTTTTTGAAATGCTGGGAAACTTTTCTTTCGGTGATTACTTCAAAAAAGAAGCGATAGAATTTGCATGGGAACTCGTAACAAAGGTATTCAGGCTTCCTGAAGAAAGACTTTACGTTTCTGTCTATGAAAAAGATGACGAAGCCTTTAAAATCTGGAATAAAGTAATAGGAATTCCTGAACATAAAATCTACCGTCTCGGTGAAAAAGACAATTTCTGGGCAATGGGGGACACAGGTCCCTGCGGTCCGTGCAGTGAAATTTACTTTGACAGAGGAAAAGAATTTGCGTGCGGAGAAAACTGCGGTATAGGAAAGTGTGACTGCGATAGATTCCTGGAAATATGGAATCTTGTTTTCATGCAGTATGAAAGAGATGAAGAAGGAAATCTCACCCCTCTTTCCAAACCTTCAATAGATACCGGAATGGGACTTGAAAGAATCGCATCAGTACTACAAAACGTTCCCTCAAACTACGAAACAGATCTTCTATTCCCGATAGTAAAATGGGCTTCCGAAACAGCAGGGATTCCTTATGGAAAAAACGAAAAGAACAACGTATCAATGAGAGTCATTGCAGACCATTTAAGAGCCATGACATTTCTCATAGCCGACGGCTGTCTACCCTCAAATGAAGGTAGAGGTTACGTTTTAAGGAGAATAATAAGAAGAGCTTCAAGACACGGAAGGCTTCTCGGCATACATCGTTCGTTCTTATCCGACGGCGTTGATGTCGTTATAGACATAATGGGAGATGTTTACCCTGAAATCACGGAGAACAAAAAGTTCATAAAACAGGTCATAAGAAAAGAAGAAGAGCGCTTCTCCAGAACACTTGAAAAAGGACTTGAACTTCTTCAGGAAGTTGTCGATAAGATAAAGAAGGAGGAGAAAACAACCATACCAGGAGAAGAGATTTTCCGCCTGTATGACACTTTCGGATTTCCTCTTGACCTGATTCTTGAAGTGGCAAACGACGAAAGATTGAAAGCCGATACTGAAGGCTTTGAAAAACTGCTAAAAAAACAGAAAGAAAGAGCAAGAAAAGCATGGAAAGGCGGCATTCAAAGGGTAATCTCACCAGAATTAGCAGAGCTTTCAGAAAATAACCCTTCAATATTTAAAGGATATGAAATACTTGAAACTACCACAAAAGTAACTGGCATCTTAAAAGGTGAAAACTTAACTAACGAACTCAAAGAAAGTGAAGAAGGAATCATCTTCCTGGCAGAAACCCCTTTCTATCCTGAGAAAGGCGGGCAGGTTGGAGATACAGGAATTATAGAAAACACAAACTGCAAATGTGAAGTTACAGACACCCAGAACATAACTGAAAATCTCATAGGACATAAAGTAAAAGTGCTAAAAGGCACGATTAAAACCGGTGACATTGTTAAAGCTTCTGTTAACAAAGAAAGAAGAGAAGCCATAAAACGAGCTCACACAGCAACTCACCTTTTACATAAAGCGTTGAGAGAAGTTTTAGGAAACCACGTAAAACAGGCTGGTTCTCTCGTCCTTCCGGACAGACTAAGATTTGACTTCACCCATTTTGATTCCGTCAAAGAAGAGGAACTTAAGGAGATAGAAAAACTCATATTTAAATGGATTATAGACAACCTTCCCGTTGTGGTTGAAGAAATGCCTTACGACAAAGCCATCGAAACAGGAGCCATAGCTCTTTTCGGAGAAAAGTATGGCGATGTTGTAAGAGTAGTTAGCGTAGGAGACGTCAGCGTTGAACTTTGCGGCGGAACACACGTTGAAAGGAGTGGTGACATAGGCATGTTCATAACATTGTCAGAATCTTCTGTATCATCAGGAACAAGAAGGATAGAAGCAGTTACTGGCTTTAAAGCCTGGGAAAAAGAGAGGAAAGAGAGAAATATCATAAACACGTTGAAAACCAGTCTCCAATCAAAAGAAGGAGAAATACCTAAAAGAGTAGAAAAGCTTAAAGAAGAACTTAAAGAGAAAGAAAAAGAGATAGAAAGGCTTAGAAAAAAACTTGCCACTTCTGGAATAGATGACATAGTATCAACTGCACCAACGATAAACGGAATAAAAGTCATTACCGCCAGGATAGATGGATACACAGGTAAAGAACTTGTGGAAATCGCCGACGTAATAAGGAACAAAGCAGGAACTTCAGCCGTCATGCTGATTTCTCAAAAAGACGGTAAAAACAGCCTATTAATAGCACTAACGAAAGACCTGACAGATAAATATAAAGCAGGAAACATTATGAAAGAAATAGCACCAATCCTCAAAGGAAAAGGCGGCGGAAGACCAGACATGGCACAAGGTTCAGCTCAGGATATCTCAAAAGTTAAAGAAGCGTTTGAAACCTTTAAAAAAATATTTAAATAA
- a CDS encoding type IV pilus twitching motility protein PilT: MATLNEILEKALALGASDIHLRMKMAPIFRIQGRLVKTNFPELTGVEIFEFVKTILPIEKKKEIPILKNYDTSYSIPGVGRFRVNIFKQRNTFAIVMRTIPTKIPTIEELNLPEIIKKIALEHRGLVLVTGTTGSGKSTTLAAMLNELNHKDSRVVITIEDPIEYLHRDIKSIFYQREVGVDAEDFFSALKAALREDPDVILVGEMRDPETVRTALDAAETGHLVFSTLHTLDAKETIYRIVSFFPPYHQQAIRYQLASVLKATISQRLLPKADGKGRVPAVEVMITTEAIKERILNPELTEEIPNFIEKGRETYGSQTFDQSLYQLWKNGLITKEDALKYATRADDLKLRMEGITSGELKI, translated from the coding sequence ATGGCAACTCTGAATGAGATATTAGAGAAAGCTCTCGCCCTGGGCGCATCTGATATCCACTTAAGAATGAAAATGGCACCCATATTTCGTATTCAGGGAAGACTTGTAAAAACAAACTTTCCCGAATTAACCGGTGTAGAAATATTTGAATTTGTAAAAACAATCCTACCGATAGAGAAGAAAAAAGAGATACCTATACTAAAAAACTACGATACTTCTTACAGCATTCCCGGCGTCGGAAGGTTCAGGGTTAACATTTTCAAACAGAGAAATACGTTTGCCATAGTTATGAGAACAATTCCTACAAAAATTCCGACAATAGAAGAGCTAAACCTTCCTGAAATTATTAAAAAGATTGCCCTTGAACACAGAGGCCTTGTTCTGGTTACAGGAACAACAGGTTCAGGTAAATCAACCACTCTGGCAGCAATGCTTAACGAATTAAACCACAAAGATTCAAGAGTGGTAATAACAATTGAAGACCCTATAGAATACCTTCACAGAGATATAAAATCTATCTTTTATCAGAGAGAAGTCGGCGTTGATGCAGAAGATTTCTTCTCCGCATTGAAAGCCGCCCTTCGTGAAGACCCTGACGTAATCCTGGTTGGTGAAATGAGAGACCCTGAAACTGTGAGAACTGCACTTGATGCTGCTGAAACGGGACACCTCGTATTTTCAACACTCCACACTCTCGATGCCAAGGAAACCATCTATCGTATAGTCTCTTTCTTCCCTCCATACCACCAACAGGCAATTAGATACCAGCTCGCTTCCGTATTAAAAGCTACTATTTCCCAGAGACTCCTACCGAAAGCCGACGGAAAAGGAAGAGTTCCGGCAGTTGAAGTCATGATAACAACAGAAGCTATAAAAGAGAGAATCCTGAATCCGGAACTGACAGAAGAGATTCCTAACTTTATCGAAAAAGGAAGAGAAACATATGGTTCACAAACATTTGACCAATCACTTTATCAGCTGTGGAAAAACGGACTTATAACAAAAGAAGACGCTCTTAAATATGCAACACGAGCGGATGACCTTAAACTAAGAATGGAAGGAATTACCTCAGGTGAACTCAAAATTTAA
- a CDS encoding universal stress protein, protein MGFRKLLVAVDNFSASFGAFKKAVEIAREHKVPLTVINVEEALPLLPAEKMLEAPPDHFVTDDPLTVAETYAKKHGVKVKTVKKTGAIAGNIIETANEEDADLIILGDSGIKGVEKLYLGSIAQSVVENSERPVLIVRKGWMNIEDIISLAKSLEKGEKKEEIPCKYDPALVRENFKSMGTLFFILCVIYFFAAIITSKPFKNIAALEIVGLPFGIWSGIFLVISGIILTRIYINKQIGGKTQ, encoded by the coding sequence ATGGGGTTCCGAAAACTCCTTGTAGCCGTGGACAATTTCTCCGCTTCTTTCGGTGCATTTAAAAAAGCGGTGGAAATTGCACGGGAACACAAAGTCCCACTAACCGTTATCAACGTAGAAGAAGCTCTTCCTCTTCTACCAGCAGAAAAAATGCTCGAAGCACCACCTGATCACTTTGTAACAGATGATCCTCTAACAGTTGCTGAAACCTATGCAAAAAAACACGGAGTAAAAGTAAAAACAGTAAAAAAAACAGGAGCTATCGCCGGTAACATCATAGAAACAGCCAACGAAGAAGACGCCGATCTCATAATTTTAGGAGATTCCGGCATTAAAGGAGTAGAAAAACTATACCTTGGAAGCATAGCTCAATCGGTCGTCGAAAACTCTGAAAGACCTGTCCTGATTGTCCGGAAAGGATGGATGAACATTGAAGACATCATCTCTCTGGCAAAAAGTCTGGAAAAGGGAGAGAAAAAAGAAGAAATCCCCTGCAAATACGATCCTGCACTTGTCAGAGAAAACTTTAAATCAATGGGAACACTATTCTTTATACTGTGCGTCATCTACTTTTTCGCAGCAATCATAACTTCAAAACCGTTTAAAAACATCGCTGCTCTTGAAATCGTAGGGCTTCCATTCGGAATATGGTCAGGCATATTTCTTGTAATTTCCGGAATCATATTAACCCGAATTTACATAAACAAACAGATCGGAGGTAAGACACAATGA
- a CDS encoding radical SAM/SPASM domain-containing protein encodes MYDLKLSITRACNLKCKYCHYITNVDKHVLSASFWKDILDQYKDLDLEKYGLFADGKKVTITGGEATLHPEFWEIFEHAKKLGFYVSLPTNGTYLTDELVKKFKDYGVDDIIIAIDGNRENHDFLRGKGNFDLAVKGAELVKKYGIPLRITTCMSKYNYKDLPFVTELSHQLGAEILIIFHYVELGRGEVELPHSEMSLEEIAESMKTIYELQCKYKDIALCTTTIPHYWAVLKRMEEKGSFVPPYYYKVFPGCRAVKDFIYVTSDGSVFPCPLIQKPIGNLQKTKLSKIFESEGAKIYADRNYFKECVSCKYKELCGGCKVRETSLCPALIEKIEDICTDLSC; translated from the coding sequence ATGTACGATTTGAAACTATCAATAACAAGGGCTTGTAATCTCAAATGTAAATACTGTCATTACATTACAAACGTTGACAAACACGTCCTTTCCGCCTCCTTCTGGAAGGACATCCTTGACCAGTATAAGGATTTAGACCTTGAAAAATACGGCTTATTTGCCGACGGGAAAAAAGTAACGATAACAGGCGGCGAAGCGACCCTTCATCCGGAATTCTGGGAAATCTTTGAACACGCTAAAAAACTCGGATTTTACGTATCTCTACCAACGAACGGAACATATTTAACCGATGAACTTGTAAAAAAGTTCAAAGATTATGGAGTTGATGACATAATCATAGCCATAGACGGGAATAGGGAAAACCACGACTTCCTGAGAGGAAAAGGAAATTTTGACCTTGCAGTAAAAGGTGCTGAACTCGTAAAAAAATACGGCATACCACTTAGAATAACAACATGCATGTCAAAATACAACTACAAAGACCTCCCTTTTGTGACAGAACTAAGTCATCAACTTGGGGCTGAAATCCTCATCATATTCCACTACGTTGAACTTGGAAGAGGCGAAGTCGAACTTCCCCACTCCGAAATGAGCCTTGAAGAAATTGCCGAATCTATGAAAACCATATACGAACTTCAATGTAAATACAAAGATATTGCCCTTTGCACAACAACAATTCCCCATTACTGGGCAGTTCTTAAAAGAATGGAAGAGAAAGGCTCTTTTGTTCCACCTTACTACTACAAAGTATTTCCCGGCTGCAGAGCCGTTAAAGATTTTATCTATGTAACAAGTGACGGCTCGGTATTCCCATGTCCTCTAATTCAAAAACCGATAGGAAATCTTCAAAAAACAAAACTAAGCAAGATATTTGAAAGCGAAGGCGCGAAAATATATGCCGATAGGAATTACTTTAAAGAATGTGTTTCCTGTAAATACAAAGAGCTGTGCGGTGGCTGCAAGGTAAGAGAAACTTCTCTTTGCCCGGCTCTTATAGAAAAAATA
- a CDS encoding cation acetate symporter, with the protein MTYPIAFIIVAISVLVSIYVSFYFRKHTRTSSSFFVAGGEIPWKINGMAMFGDYCSAASFLGVAGAIAIMGIDGWWLALGFFATWMAVLFLVAGPLKNAGKFTVADVIGTRFGQDKNIRTISMIITLVLSALYLVPQIVGAGHLFKLLLGWQYHTTVIVSGVLITVLVVLGGMKGTTFNQAIQGIVLLGAMLLLLIAASVMFFKGNPFGIIKAAKEIVPPVVAAKQAPDLVKNAGSAHEAIKTVRAALAGAPSGLTPGVGLRDFWNHLSLILGLFFGVLGLPHILIRFYTVKSAKAAQRSIEFTIWGLAIFYTAVLFVGLAIMYILYPDLVTLVATGKKGIATNMAVPMLGQKLGGELFLGLIAAGALAAMLSTCTGLLITATTSIAHDLYASILRPDSTDEERVSFAKKAVFVLSAISLLLAIWLKNQNVGMLVGMSFGIAASTFAPALVLTVWWKKLTRQGIIAGMWVGLAVSLLFTFARFFKLKTLLGLPVLVNPALYSIPVALIVFILVSMATKDKGKVEEFMAIAHCKK; encoded by the coding sequence ATGACATATCCTATAGCATTTATAATAGTTGCCATAAGCGTTCTTGTCTCCATATACGTAAGCTTCTATTTCCGAAAGCACACAAGGACATCCAGTTCATTTTTCGTAGCAGGTGGAGAAATTCCATGGAAAATCAACGGAATGGCAATGTTTGGAGACTACTGCAGTGCAGCAAGCTTTCTGGGAGTCGCAGGTGCCATTGCGATAATGGGCATAGACGGATGGTGGCTTGCTCTCGGCTTTTTTGCAACATGGATGGCAGTTCTCTTTTTAGTCGCAGGACCTCTTAAAAATGCAGGGAAATTTACCGTTGCAGATGTCATAGGAACTCGTTTCGGACAGGACAAAAATATCAGAACAATCTCCATGATAATCACACTCGTTCTGTCAGCCCTCTACCTTGTTCCTCAAATAGTCGGCGCTGGACATCTGTTCAAACTACTTTTAGGATGGCAATATCATACCACCGTTATTGTTTCTGGAGTCTTAATAACCGTGCTTGTCGTTTTAGGAGGAATGAAAGGAACAACCTTTAACCAGGCAATTCAAGGTATCGTCCTGCTCGGCGCGATGCTTCTTCTTCTCATTGCAGCATCTGTTATGTTTTTTAAGGGCAATCCTTTTGGAATAATCAAAGCTGCTAAAGAAATAGTTCCCCCTGTTGTTGCCGCAAAGCAGGCTCCTGACCTGGTGAAAAACGCAGGTTCTGCTCACGAAGCAATTAAAACGGTAAGAGCAGCCCTTGCAGGTGCCCCTTCAGGATTAACACCTGGCGTTGGACTTAGAGACTTCTGGAACCATTTAAGCCTGATTTTAGGGCTCTTCTTCGGCGTTCTGGGACTTCCCCACATCCTCATAAGATTCTACACCGTTAAAAGTGCAAAAGCTGCCCAACGAAGCATCGAATTTACGATATGGGGACTTGCCATCTTTTACACTGCCGTTCTTTTTGTAGGACTTGCAATCATGTACATCCTATATCCAGACCTTGTAACCCTTGTCGCAACCGGAAAAAAAGGAATAGCAACAAACATGGCTGTTCCAATGCTGGGGCAAAAATTAGGAGGAGAGTTGTTCTTAGGACTTATAGCCGCTGGTGCTTTAGCAGCGATGCTCAGTACCTGTACCGGTCTTCTTATTACTGCAACAACAAGCATTGCTCACGACCTTTACGCCTCCATCCTTCGTCCTGACAGCACTGATGAGGAAAGAGTATCCTTTGCCAAAAAGGCTGTTTTCGTTTTATCCGCCATATCACTACTCCTTGCAATATGGCTTAAAAACCAGAACGTTGGAATGTTAGTTGGAATGAGCTTTGGAATTGCAGCAAGTACATTTGCACCTGCTCTTGTTCTTACAGTATGGTGGAAAAAACTAACAAGACAGGGAATTATTGCAGGTATGTGGGTAGGCCTTGCAGTTTCCCTTCTCTTTACATTTGCAAGATTTTTCAAACTAAAAACACTCCTGGGACTTCCGGTATTGGTTAATCCTGCCCTTTACAGCATTCCCGTAGCTCTCATCGTTTTCATTCTTGTCAGCATGGCAACAAAAGACAAAGGAAAAGTTGAAGAATTTATGGCAATAGCACACTGTAAAAAATAA
- a CDS encoding regulatory protein RecX has protein sequence MNSKFKEALTYSLRLLSRKDYTEKELVFKLNRRFPEIDCEKVIKYLKENGYLSDYRTGFNYAVAKMEKGWGRRKIRFYMRQKGISEEVADRIIMEIEFDYSFIKKTLEKRFGKNLKLQKDKVIRFLQQRGFSFTEIHNLISGKI, from the coding sequence GTGAACTCAAAATTTAAAGAAGCACTTACCTACTCTCTCCGGCTGTTGAGCCGGAAAGATTACACAGAAAAGGAACTCGTATTTAAACTAAACCGTCGCTTCCCCGAAATTGACTGTGAAAAAGTAATTAAATACTTAAAAGAAAACGGCTATCTTTCTGACTATAGAACTGGATTTAACTACGCTGTCGCAAAAATGGAAAAAGGATGGGGAAGGAGAAAAATCCGATTCTACATGCGCCAGAAAGGTATATCGGAAGAAGTTGCGGACAGAATCATTATGGAAATCGAATTTGACTACTCTTTCATTAAAAAAACGCTGGAAAAACGGTTCGGGAAAAACCTGAAACTTCAGAAAGACAAAGTAATCAGATTTCTACAACAGAGGGGCTTTTCATTCACGGAAATTCACAACCTAATCTCTGGTAAAATATAG